In the Advenella kashmirensis WT001 genome, one interval contains:
- the ccoS gene encoding cbb3-type cytochrome oxidase assembly protein CcoS — protein MDVFFLLVFLAFLFVMSIGGVLYWAVMSGQFEDSDTNASVILQDDDAVIGSSDSGRDGVAVRASSAKS, from the coding sequence ATGGACGTATTCTTTCTTCTGGTTTTCCTGGCTTTTCTGTTCGTCATGAGTATCGGCGGCGTGCTGTACTGGGCAGTGATGTCCGGTCAGTTCGAAGACAGCGACACCAACGCAAGCGTGATATTGCAAGATGATGATGCTGTTATCGGATCGTCCGATAGCGGGCGCGACGGCGTCGCCGTCCGCGCTTCTTCTGCCAAATCGTAG